The Ranitomeya imitator isolate aRanImi1 chromosome 3, aRanImi1.pri, whole genome shotgun sequence genome has a window encoding:
- the GPR84 gene encoding G-protein coupled receptor 84 yields MNDSDSGMNNSDPFSCYHPSIVDYRYFAVTWGIIVSLVGTVGNVLTVFAFALDKKLQTRFNLLIINLTLADILYCTFLQPFSVDSYLHLYWRSGACFCQIFGMLLFVSNSVSIMNLCLIAISRYILITNNKLFDRIFSKTGATLILLGTWVAGFASFAPLWPVYVLVPKVCTCSFHRIRGRPYTTILMGFYFVVGLSCVGIFYLLIHLKVKSASKALDQYKLTNVKSTKANVSSANSAVNSKYQEVEDSGVDTGASSEIISEHVTTSKSTVISYSTDYVRSAPATVPQPKDSGSDFKKVTRMCFVVFLFFVVSYIPFLLLNIFDAKNAAPQVIHMIAANLTWLNSCINPILYAAMNRQFCEAYKRVLFLIINKFRRT; encoded by the coding sequence ATGAATGACTCAGATTCTGGGATGAATAATTCGGATCCGTTCTCCTGCTATCACCCATCTATTGTAGACTATCGTTACTTTGCAGTGACATGGGGTATCATCGTGTCTTTGGTGGGGACAGTCGGCAATGTGCTAACAGTATTTGCCTTTGCTTTGGATAAAAAGCTGCAGACTCGTTTCAATCTACTCATCATCAATCTAACTTTGGCGGACATCTTGTACTGCACGTTCCTGCAGCCTTTCTCTGTAGACTCCTATCTACACTTATACTGGAGAAGTGGGGCCTGTTTCTGCCAGATATTCGGAATGCTGTTGTTTGTGTCCAATTCTGTATCAATTATGAATTTGTGCCTGATCGCCATCAGCCGTTACATTCTCATCACCAACAATAAACTCTTTGATCGTATTTTTTCCAAGACAGGTGCAACACTCATTCTCCTGGGCACCTGGGTGGCAGGCTTTGCTAGTTTTGCACCACTTTGGCCAGTCTACGTGCTAGTTCCTAAAGTCTGTACTTGTAGCTTCCATCGAATAAGAGGGAGACCTTACACCACCATTCTGATGGGATTTTACTTTGTGGTGGGCCTAAGCTGTGTTGGAATCTTCTATTTGCTCATCCATCTAAAAGTTAAATCTGCTTCCAAAGCCTTGGACCAGTACAAACTTACCAATGTCAAAAGTACAAAGGCAAATGTTTCCAGTGCTAACTCTGCCGTAAATAGTAAATATCAGGAGGTGGAAGACAGTGGTGTAGACACAGGGGCCTCCAGTGAGATCATCTCGGAACATGTTACTACTTCCAAATCTACAGTGATCTCTTATTCTACTGATTATGTTAGATCAGCCCCTGCCACAGTGCCCCAACCAAAGGATTCTGGATCCGATTTCAAAAAAGTCACTCGTATGTGCTTTGTGGTTTTTCTATTCTTTGTGGTTAGTTATATCCCCTTTTTGTTGCTCAACATATTTGATGCAAAAAATGCTGCACCCCAAGTTATTCATATGATAGCAGCAAACCTCACCTGGTTAAACAGTTGTATCAATCCCATACTATACGCAGCCATGAACCGACAGTTCTGTGAGGCATACAAAAGAGTGCTCTTTTTAATCATTAATAAATTCAGAAGGACATAA